In Bradyrhizobium guangxiense, one DNA window encodes the following:
- a CDS encoding ABC transporter ATP-binding protein: protein MQGLVKRFSAGRGDFAAVDNVSFEVRQGEFVALLGPSGCGKSTILNMVAGLLPHSGGRILVDGDLVDTGKVNSNVGYVFQRDTLFPWRTVEQNIGYGLEISGITKTERSARVADAIGKAGLTGFGQSFPRMLSGGMRQRVALMRTLILEPEILLMDEPFGALDTHTKLEMHKTLLDIWERERQTVLFVTHDLGEALTLASRIIVLSARPGRLKDDFQVPFPRPRDPVGLRETAEFGRLYSHIWHSLGEEFRRTKAD from the coding sequence GTGCAAGGACTAGTTAAGCGCTTCAGCGCCGGTCGAGGCGATTTTGCTGCCGTCGACAATGTATCATTCGAGGTTCGCCAAGGCGAATTCGTTGCCTTGCTCGGCCCCTCCGGCTGCGGAAAGAGCACGATCCTCAACATGGTGGCCGGGCTCTTGCCACATTCAGGCGGCCGAATTCTCGTCGACGGCGACTTAGTTGATACCGGCAAGGTAAATTCCAACGTCGGTTACGTGTTTCAGCGCGACACACTATTTCCTTGGCGAACGGTCGAGCAGAATATCGGCTACGGGCTCGAAATCTCCGGTATCACGAAGACGGAGCGTTCCGCGCGGGTTGCCGATGCGATTGGAAAGGCCGGGTTGACTGGCTTCGGCCAGAGCTTTCCTCGGATGCTTTCGGGCGGGATGCGTCAGCGGGTGGCCTTAATGCGCACCCTCATCCTCGAACCTGAAATTCTCCTGATGGATGAGCCTTTCGGCGCGCTTGATACTCATACCAAGCTGGAAATGCACAAGACATTGCTCGATATCTGGGAGCGCGAACGGCAGACTGTGCTGTTCGTAACTCACGACCTCGGCGAGGCGCTTACACTGGCCAGCCGCATCATCGTCCTGTCCGCAAGGCCCGGACGGCTGAAGGATGACTTCCAGGTGCCCTTTCCTCGTCCGCGAGATCCAGTCGGGTTGCGCGAAACGGCCGAATTCGGCCGCCTGTATTCTCACATCTGGCATTCGCTTGGCGAAGAGTTTCGCCGTACCAAGGCCGATTGA
- a CDS encoding ABC transporter substrate-binding protein — protein MTITRRRVLVSGSAFAGTSLLPSQSRAQGKPVTLAFGPTTPIYAIGMIAELKNYFRDEGLNSKLITGNSGSFGRQMLASDQAMFAHGDASHPLQLTARGKACKILLATEMACSYANVVVRQDLYESGITSLEKLAAYKRPDGAKPIIAATAIGSGSWVYGTYLFEARGLGGKVNWVAGGGQEIMFPSLETKQFDAIMAPPSWIIEIKKKGFGTLIYDTSQPGMFEKDFGGTVPVLVVYTLADTIEQDKPTVQAFVNAIYRAMKWVKTTPLAEVQALVAPKWFSGIDPTAVSAELGFDKLTWAYDGNIDKAAYDRGSRIWSRKGTEIPETAYEDVVDMSFLNVAKAKYK, from the coding sequence ATGACCATCACACGGCGCCGAGTCCTTGTTTCGGGCTCCGCATTTGCGGGCACCTCGTTGCTGCCGAGCCAGTCGCGCGCTCAAGGCAAGCCGGTCACCCTCGCCTTCGGCCCCACAACGCCAATCTATGCCATCGGCATGATCGCCGAGCTCAAGAACTATTTCAGGGATGAAGGACTCAATTCGAAACTGATTACAGGCAACTCGGGCAGTTTCGGTCGCCAGATGCTCGCTTCGGACCAAGCGATGTTCGCCCACGGTGACGCCAGTCACCCCCTTCAACTCACGGCGCGCGGCAAGGCATGCAAAATTCTGCTCGCAACTGAAATGGCGTGCTCGTACGCCAATGTTGTTGTGCGGCAAGACCTCTATGAAAGCGGCATCACGTCGCTCGAGAAGCTAGCGGCCTACAAGCGCCCAGACGGGGCCAAGCCGATCATCGCGGCCACGGCCATCGGATCGGGCAGTTGGGTCTATGGCACTTATCTGTTTGAAGCACGAGGGCTTGGCGGAAAAGTGAATTGGGTCGCTGGCGGCGGGCAGGAGATCATGTTTCCGTCTCTCGAAACCAAGCAGTTTGATGCCATCATGGCACCGCCAAGTTGGATCATCGAAATCAAGAAAAAGGGCTTTGGCACTCTGATCTACGATACCTCCCAACCGGGGATGTTTGAGAAAGATTTCGGGGGCACGGTTCCGGTGCTGGTCGTCTACACGCTGGCGGACACGATCGAGCAGGACAAGCCGACGGTACAGGCCTTCGTGAACGCGATTTATCGGGCGATGAAGTGGGTCAAAACGACGCCGCTCGCCGAAGTCCAGGCACTGGTTGCGCCCAAGTGGTTTTCTGGAATCGATCCCACCGCCGTTAGCGCAGAGCTTGGCTTTGACAAATTGACTTGGGCATATGACGGAAACATCGACAAAGCCGCCTATGATCGGGGCAGCAGAATTTGGTCCCGCAAGGGTACAGAAATTCCGGAGACTGCATACGAGGACGTTGTCGATATGAGCTTTCTCAATGTAGCGAAGGCAAAATACAAGTGA